One part of the Anopheles merus strain MAF chromosome 3L, AmerM5.1, whole genome shotgun sequence genome encodes these proteins:
- the LOC121599833 gene encoding polyadenylate-binding protein, which produces MNPGAPNYQMASLYVGDLHSDITEATLFEKFSSAGPVLSIRVCRDLITRRSLGYAYVNFQQPADAERALDTMNFDPIKGRPIRIMWSQRDPSLRKSGVGNVFIKNLDKKIDNKAMYDTFSAFGNILSCKVAQDEKGQSKGYGFVHFETEESANTSIEKVNGMLLNEKKVYVGRFISRKEREKELGEKAKLFTNVYVKNFGEDLTEEALRDMFEKFGPITSHRVMTKDGKSRGFGFVAFEKPEDAEEAVQKLNGKELSDGKVLYVGRAQKKNERQMELKRRFEQLKMERLTRYHGVNLYVKNLDDTIDDERLRKEFAPYGTITSAKVMLDEGRSKGFGFVCFSAPDEATKAVTEMNGRIVGSKPLYVALAQRKEERKSHLASQYIQRVNSLRMQHIGQVYQQSGSYFMPTIAQPQRFYGPQVAPVRTAPRWSANAQMRPNAGNQNVAANAPAGGYPAMTAAHVANNQYRQAGNVRGANQQAPNAQSAQANSAAMRNAARPITGQQTAANMQTRPVAPQLAAGQARTPNYKFTQSMRNPQVPQPVPIPAQPVAQQAVIVKGQEPLTTSMLAAAQPAEQKQMLGERLFPLIELMYPNLAGKITGMLLEIDNSELLHMLEHKESLNAKAEEAVAVLQAHQKSSAQTN; this is translated from the exons aTGAATCCCGGCGCACCGAACTACCAGATGGCCTCGCTGTACGTGGGCGACCTGCACTCGGACATTACCGAGGCGACGCTGTTCGAGAAGTTCTCGTCGGCCGGCCCGGTCCTGTCGATTCGCGTCTGCCGCGACCTGATCACACGCCGCTCCCTCGGCTACGCGTACGTCAACTTCCAGCAGCCCGCCGATG CCGAGCGTGCACTGGATACGATGAACTTCGACCCGATCAAGGGCCGCCCGATCCGCATCATGTGGTCGCAGCGTGACCCGTCGCTGCGCAAGTCCGGCGTCGGCAACGTGTTCATCAAGAACCTGGACAAAAAGATCGACAACAAGGCGATGTACGACACGTTCTCCGCGTTCGGCAACATCCTGAGCTGCAAGGTGGCGCAGGACGAGAAGGGCCAGAGCAAGGGGTACGGGTTCGTGCACTTCGAGACGGAGGAGTCGGCCAACACCTCGATCGAGAAGGTCAACGGCATGCTGCTGAACGAGAAGAAGGTGTACGTCGGCCGCTTCATCTCGCGCAAGGAGCGCGAGAAGGAGCTCGGCGAGAAGGCGAAGCTGTTCACGAACGTGTACGTGAAGAACTTCGGCGAGGATCTGACCGAGGAGGCGCTGCGCGACATGTTCGAAAAGTTCGGCCCGATCACGAGCCACCGCGTGATGACGAAGGACGGCAAGAGCCGCGGCTTCGGCTTCGTCGCGTTCGAGAAGCCGGAGGACGCGGAGGAGGCGGTGCAGAAGCTGAACGGCAAGGAGCTGAGCGACGGCAAGGTGCTGTACGTGGGCCGCGCCCAGAAGAAGAACGAGCGCCAGATGGAGCTGAAGCGCCGGTTCGAGCAGCTGAAGATGGAGCGCCTGACGCGCTACCACGGCGTCAATCTGTACGTGAAGAACCTGGACGACACGATCGACGACGAGCGGCTGCGCAAGGAGTTCGCCCCGTACGGTACGATCACGTCCGCCAAGGTGATGCTGGACGAGGGCCGCTCGAAGGGCTTCGGCTTTGTGTGCTTCTCCGCGCCGGACGAGGCGACCAAGGCGGTGACGGAAATGAACGGCCGCATCGTCGGCAGCAAGCCGCTGTACGTCGCGCTCGCCCAGCGCAAGGAGGAGCGCAAGTCGCACCTGGCCAGCCAGTACATCCAGCGCGTGAACAGCCTGCGCATGCAGCACATCGGCCAGGTGTACCAGCAGAGCGGCAGCTACTTCATGCCGACCATCGCCCAGCCGCAGCGCTTCTACGGGCCGCAGGTGGCGCCGGTGCGCACCGCGCCCCGCTGGTCCGCCAACGCCCAGATGCGCCCGAACGCGGGCAACCAGAACGTGGCGGCCAATGCACCGGCCGGCGGCTACCCGGCCATGACGGCGGCCCACGTCGCCAACAACCAGTACCGCCAGGCGGGTAACGTGCGCGGCGCCAACCAGCAGGCCCCGAACGCCCAGTCGGCCCAGGCCAACTCGGCCGCCATGCGCAATGCGGCGCGCCCGATCACCGGCCAGCAGACCGCGGCCAACATGCAGACGCGCCCGGTTGCGCCGCAGCTGGCCGCCGGGCAGGCCCGCACGCCCAACTACAAGTTCACGCAGTCCATGCGCAATCCGCAGGTGCCGCAGCCGGTGCCGATCCCAGCTCAACCCGTTGCTCAGCAGGCTGTCATCGTTAAAG GTCAAGAACCGCTTACCACCAgcatgctggctgctgctCAGCCGGCTGAACAGAAGCAGATGCTTGGCGAGCGGCTGTTCCCGCTGATCGAGCTCATGTATCCGAATCTTGCCGGCAAAATCACGGGCATGTTGCTCGAGATCGACAACTCGGAGCTGCTGCACATGCTGGAGCATAAGGAGTCGCTCAACGCGAAGGCTGAGGAGGCTGTGGCTGTGCTGCAGGCTCACCAGAAGTCTTCGGCCCAAACCAactaa